In a genomic window of Branchiostoma floridae strain S238N-H82 chromosome 19, Bfl_VNyyK, whole genome shotgun sequence:
- the LOC118406287 gene encoding E3 ubiquitin-protein ligase TRIM56-like, translating into MPKRKSSKSVKGSKSKEETKADAILNKISGDFLECTICLEPFKDPKVLPCLHTFCEGCLKKFIAQDKVKNKFQCPTCRTETVLPKGGVSKLKNNFFVQSLSDTIDTHKSLVSKEDGKVQCDNCEEDGASQGCVVCEEFLCDECACGHRRGKRTRGHEVVGVAELKERLITKTGSLKSNSLPTCPKHRDEKLKFYCETCKHPICRDCTVLQHKAHKYGYLEDAVSDARTEIKNKLKAAKKKITTYQDKARAVTKKQDELYTRNKKAADGINAAAKEEIKYLTGLVKGKQTELKEKLSSITATRSKQLSATADSIESTLDSLSSTVDFSQRVVEHGSDFDVMNVYSDVTTRLESLLEGPTPDIPDDISYIMFEPSNSTMQKKEKVVALGNIVEEEVEDDEMEEDEESRAEATFRFTVENFSELNKRKFGPAVFIRNLPCKIMTRPNHQDNKKSLAIFLLCDADSKSLWSCRASVELRLIPQKEGVQTHKLNYQHVFYNRDNNRGYAEFMPWHEVCDPQKGYIKDDKIILEA; encoded by the exons ATGCCGAAAAG GAAAAGTTCCAAGTCCGTGAAAGGTTCAAAGTCTAAGGAAGAAACAAAAGCAGATGCCATACTCAACAAGATTTCGGGAGACTTTCTTGAGTGTACAATCTGCCTGGAGCCCTTTAAGGATCCCAAGGTCCtgccgtgtcttcacaccttctgtgAGGGTTGTCTGAAGAAGTTCATTGCACAAGATAAGGTGAAGAACAAGTTTCAGTGTCCGACATGTCGAACTGAAACTGTACTTCCTAAGGGTGGAGTTTCTAAGCTCAAAAACAACTTCTTTGTTCAAAGCTTGAGTGACACAATTGATACTCACAAGAGTTTGGTAAGCAAGGAGGATGGCAAAGTGCAGTGTGATAACTGTGAAGAAGATGGGGCTAGCCAAGGCTGTGTTGTCTGTGAAGAGTTCTTGTGTGACGAGTGTGCTTGTGGCCACCGCCGCGGTAAACGCACACGAGGTCATGAAGTTGTTGGTGTGGCGGAGCTGAAAGAGCGGCTGATCACCAAGACGGGATCACTGAAGTCAAATTCACTGCCAACCTGTCCAAAGCACAGGGATGAAAAGTTGAAGTTTTACTGTGAGACGTGCAAGCACCCCATCTGTCGAGATTgcacggtactgcagcacaaggcCCACAAGTACGGCTACCTGGAGGATGCTGTGAGTGACGCCAGGACAGAGATTAAGAACAAGCTGAAAGCTGCCAAGAAGAAAATCACAACATACCAAGACAAGGCAAGAGCTGTAACCAAGAAGCAAGATGAACTGTACACAAGGAACAAAAAAGCTGCAGATGGCATCAATGCAGCTGCAAAGGAAGAGATCAAATATCTGACTGGCCTTGTAAAAGGTAAGCAGACTGAACTTAAAGAAAAGCTATCCTCCATCACAGCAACCCGTTCCAAGCAGCTCTCTGCTACAGCAGACAGCATTGAGAGCACCTTAGACAGTCTGTCCAGCACAGTGGACTTCTCACAGAGGGTTGTGGAGCATGGCAGTGACTTTGATGTCATGAATGTGTACTCGGATGTCACAACAAGGCTGGAATCGCTGCTTGAAGGTCCAACCCCAGACATTCCTGATGACATCAGTTACATCATGTTTGAGCCTTCAAATAGCACAATGCAAAAGAAGGAAAAGGTAGTTGCCCTTGGGAACATTGTTGAGGAAGAAGTTGAAGATGATGAGATGGAAGAAGATGAAGAGTCTCGAGCAGAGGCGACCTTTCGTTTTACGGTGGAAAATTTCAGCGAGCTGAATAAGCGGAAGTTCGGTCCTGCTGTCTTCATCCGCAATCTGCCTTGCAAAATAATGACCAGGCCTAATCACCAGGACAACAAGAAGAGCTTGGCCATTTTCCTGCTATGCGATGCTGACTCCAAAAGCTTGTGGTCCTGCAGGGCATCAGTTGAGCTGCGGTTGATTCCACAGAAGGAAGGAGTTCAAACTCACAAGTTGAATTATCAACATGTCTTCTACAACAGGGACAACAACAGGGGCTATGCAGAATTCATGCC GTGGCACGAGGTGTGTGATCCACAGAAGGGATACATCAAGGATGACAAGATCATACTGGAGGCTTAG